CTGTGATTAAAGGTACCGCGTTTAAACCCCCTGACTCAAAGAGTTCAAGCGGTGATTTTGGCAGAAACCAGCCGTCAATGGTAGAGTCGTCAAGGCCTATGCTCATTCTGTCACCCTGCATCTCCTTCATCATGGCATTCCTTGCCTCCATGATCTTTTCAAAGGGAAGCGCCCTTGCTGCCTTCAGGGGATCATCCTCTTTATCAACGCCCAGTTTTGTAAATAATTTGATACCCAGCTCCTCCATTTCCTTTAAATCTTTACCATTTAAGAAACCGCCTATCGAGGTGCCGCTCTCACAGATGGCCCTGTGAAACAGCCCTTTTGCCATTGGAGAGGCCATTAGGGTTGAGACCTTTGATCCGCCTCCGGATTCACCGAATATGGTAACATTATCAGGATTGCCGCCGAATGCAGATATGTTTTTTTTAACCCAGTTTAACGCCGCTATCATATCAAGGAACATGTAGTTGCCTGATGAATTATTGGGCGATTCGGCTGTTAGCAGAGGATGGGCAAGGAGCCCGAATGTATTGAGCCTCATGGTAACATTAACGAGCACAACACCATGCTGTGGCAGGCGATGGAGATTGCAGAGATTATCATTGCCTGATCCTGAAGAGTATCCGCCTCCGTGCAGCCATACCATAACGGGCAGTGACTCACCAACTGTTTTAGCAGGTGTCATTACATTAAGATAAAGGCAGTCTTCACCCTGGGGCTCCTGCGCTAAACCGGCCATCCCCTCCTGGGGAGGTGTCTTTGTAAATGCTGTACATTGACGTATCTCTT
The Desulfatiglans sp. DNA segment above includes these coding regions:
- a CDS encoding carboxylesterase family protein; translation: MSFRKFITGLSVIFLSTGIMLSGCTKPEEKIEKAAAPATLSEPLKIDAGYIAGTLTGDVDNPIRAYRGIPYAAPPVGDLRWKPPQPAAPWKEIRQCTAFTKTPPQEGMAGLAQEPQGEDCLYLNVMTPAKTVGESLPVMVWLHGGGYSSGSGNDNLCNLHRLPQHGVVLVNVTMRLNTFGLLAHPLLTAESPNNSSGNYMFLDMIAALNWVKKNISAFGGNPDNVTIFGESGGGSKVSTLMASPMAKGLFHRAICESGTSIGGFLNGKDLKEMEELGIKLFTKLGVDKEDDPLKAARALPFEKIMEARNAMMKEMQGDRMSIGLDDSTIDGWFLPKSPLELFESGGLNAVPLITVANLGEITGPGGLLLPQLIPAYVNMHEFQNKAGVKSYAAIFDQVPSKWRAAGAVSTHAMEVLYVFGDYDNRSGWWPLMYGLASQSGAKDPNDPGLTEADKRVSEAIMTMWAQFAKTGDPNAPGIIQWPAYSKEEDKYMYIIDPLEIKSGFSNIKPES